The DNA window ccctggtaaacagtgtatgatcgctggacgATTCGTTTTATGTcgaatactgcgggtaatggagtcgccaatgactagagttttcaatttgtcagagctaatagtgggaagcttcggcgtctcagaccccgtaacgggaggagtagagacaagagaaggctcggcctcagacTCCGATTCGCTGCTTAATgtggaaaaccggttgaaagtttctgtcggctgaatgagcgacacctgttgagcattcctacagcatttccctccagaaaccgtgagaagtTGTCCGGCTGCAGGGACCGTGCGAGGGaatttatactaacgttactatctgtacttactggtggcacagacgctgtttcatcctttcctacactgaaattacccttgcctaacgattgcgtctgaagctgggcttgtagcacagctatcctcgccgtaaggcgatcgttctcctgtatattaggagtacagcgactgcaattagaaggcatcatgttaatgttactacttagcttcggctgttggaggtcctgacgcgccacgtccagataaagcatccggagtgaaaaagttgaatgaaaaaaaacaTGAGTGAGGggaaaaatataaacggtaattaaaaagtaaaaaacgtaaagttgtcaggtagcaaagtaaagttggcaacaaaacgcacagcaacacgtaaacaagagcattaataatattaatattttcAATATTATGTGGCCCATGCAGGAATCGAACGCACGTCATTAGTGTTGCCAGCACCGTGCTGTATCTCACTGAGACATTGATATCTTTTAGAGCATTTAATCATCTTCCAAAAGtgcttcatttaaaaaaaaaagactaaACAAATTCTATATAAACAACATGTTCAacttcttttatttttttttcagGTGCATCAAGTGACTTTGATGCTGCCACCAGAATTGCAAAAATGATGGTGACCAGATTTGGTATGTGTGAGAGGGTAAGTTATGGATGCTGGACGTTTGGTTGGGAGAGACAAATTGAAGTCATGTCTAATAAAGCGTCAGCAAAGTCCTGCTGTTTTTACTGTATACCTTTCAGGACATGTGGTGTTGGCCTTGGAACCCTCATTCTCAATTCAATTAGCTTTATTTTTTTTCAGGTGCATGAACTTTGATGCTGAACCACCCAATTTTGTAGCGtgacatatatattatattcaaATCTCATCTAATAAAGCCAGCTCTTGCTTTCTCTCCTTGGAACCCTCATTCTCAACAATTACTTtattggcacacacacaccacacacacacaacacacacacacacacacacacacacacacacacacacacacacacacacacacacacctacctgtgTTGCAGCTGGGTGTCATGACCTACACTGACCAAACCAAGCAGAGCCCAGAGACACAGGCTGCCATCGAACACGAAGTCAGGAAACTTTTAAAGGTACGTTTCCACCTCCATCATCCTTCCAAGCCCCTGACCCAGTGCTCTTTGGCTTGTTAAATACAAttttaaacattaaaaaaaaaaaaatctttcccATTTCTCAAACCGAGCTTATTCAGAGTATCACAGTTTAGGGAAATAACAGGCAcaatttgcgtgtgtgtgtgtaagccttAATTGCATTGTAATATATACCAGCCCTTTTCAGAAATTCACTCAACCCCTACATGTATTATCTCCTCTGGTTTGTGTGGTCCCCAGGATTCGTACGAGCGAGCCAGGGCTCTCCTCAAGTCTCACGCAAAAGAACACCAGAACCTAGCCAACGCCCTGTTGCAATATGAGACGCTGGATGCCAGAGAGATCAAGATGGTCCTGGAGGGCAAGGGCCTGGAGACAAGATGAGACTTCCAAGGGTGGAGGTGTCACGGTTTAATTTGGGAGATCGGGTGAGGGGTGGGAAGACGATACATCACTGTCCACGGTAATTTCACAGTCTACGCAAACAGAGCTACGGAGCTGTacgtgtgtatgtacagtgtcttcaggaagtattcacagcctgaatttaaaacagATTAAATTAAgtttttgtgtcactggcctacacacaataccccataatatatAAAAGTGTATTTATGTTTacaaattagatttttttaaatgaaaagctgaaatgtcttgactcGATAAGTAATCAACCCCTTTGTtagggcaagcctaaatacgttcaggagtaaacatgtgcttaaTAAATTGCATAGATTCactctgtgcaataatagtgtttaatgtcatttttgaatgactacctcatctctgtaccccacacacctACAATTGTCTGTACGTTCCCTCAGTCATGCAGTACATTTTATACactgattcaaccacaaagaccagggaggttttccaatgcctctcaaagaagggcacctaaaaaagcagacattgaatatccctttgagcatggtgaagtttattaattacactttggatcaATATaccaagtcactacaaagatacaggtgtcctgcccaactcagttgctggagaggaaggaaaccgctcagggatttcaccatgaggccaatggtgactttgaaatggttacagagtttaatggcttttttagaactgaggatgaatcaacaacattgtagttactcaacaatactaaccataatgacagtgtgaaaagaaagcctgtatagaataaaaaatattccataACATGCATCCTTTTGGCAAACAAAGCActcaagtaatactgcaaaaatggggccaagaaattaactttatttcctgaatacaaagcattatgtttgtgGCACAGTACATCAGAGTACCACTCTTcacattttcaagcatggtgatggctacatcatgttatgggtatgcttgtcaccggAAAGGACTAGGGACTTGTTGTTTTTTTAAGGAGAAAAAGAAACTGAagtgagctaagcacaggcaaaatcttagaggaaaacccagttcagtctgctttccaacagacactgagagacaaattcacatttcagcaggacaataacctcaaacacaaggccaaatatgcactggagttgcttaccaagacaacattgaatgttcctgagtggccaagttacagttttagcttaaatctgcttgaaaagcTATGGCAAGAAAATGGCTGTCTCGTAATGATCAACttgaataatttttaaaaattataatgtgcaaatattatacaatccaggtgtgcaaagctgttagacttacccagaaagactcggctgtaatcgctgctaaaggtgattctaacatgtattgatgtgaatacttatatacaaatgagatttttttttttttacatgttttcactttgtttttCTGTTTGAAGATGGATGAGGAAAAAAattatatttaatccattttgaattcagactgtaacacaacaaaatgtggaataagtcaaagggtgtgatgaacacttcctgaaggcactgtgtatatGTAAATATGTGTTAAATGTTTTATGCTCAGTAAAAGTCCAAGTCCATTGATTCAATGCCTTGCTCTAGACCTCCAGAATCACAATGAAACCATCTATCCTccataaaaatacatttgtttcTACCTGTGACTTCCAATCATGTCTCTCATATGGAATCTGATTCTCCCTAAGTAGTCTACTAATAAATTGCTGTTTTAAAGGTGGCCTTTTGGGAATGTACACGTGCATGGATTAGGAACGgagggtagggtagcctagtggttagcaaccgaaaggttgcaagttcaaacccccgagctgacaaggtacgaatctgtcattctgcccctgaacaggcagttaacccactgttcctagaccagttaacccactgttcctagaccagttaacccactgttcctaggccgtcattgaaaaaaataatttgttcttaactgacttgcctagttaaataaaggtaaaataaaaagggaCTGTTTGGACTTAACCCTCAATTCTAATGTCTCTCAGTCTGAAAATGTACTTGATTATTATGTGATAAAATATGTAGCTGCTGTGTATATAGACGGAAGGCAATGCTGCTGTGCTTTGAAAAaatgcttttgttacttcaaaCCCAACTTCGGTGTATTAAGCAGTGACGGGCCATTAAATCCTTGTCGTTTTTGGTTTCAATACAGCCAACATTCGTTCATCCATTTTAATTACGAAATAACTCAAGTTATCTGGTTTCTAGGTCTAAACAATTGTCAAAGTAACAATGAAACCTAGAAGACCCTTACAACCCCTCATCCTGGTTCACCCCACTTCTGCTGTGTACTCACATCTGAACACCAGCTGTGTCTACCGTTTCCTCAGATCTGTGAATCTCTTCTTTACATGTCCTCACCTTGTATGTTTTTAAACACAGAAGCACAGAACCTCGTGGTGTAAGCAAGGACCGTCATAGTCATTTGCTGATGTGTAAGCCTTTAACTTGTTAAGGGAAACGGTCGAATGCATCTGTAGACAATACTCAATCGCTTCAACAATCTAGTATCTCCATCTTTGGTTAGCATGAACGCTTTATGAAAGAACGTTGAAATGTCTTCTAATGTCGAGTTGAAAACGTTCAGATTGCGAAACAATGGAGGTTTTAAAGACCATACCTTTTTTTTAGCATTTAAGAATAAACTTTTCTTTAGAGGCAAATATTATTATGATGATACACTGTGCAATTGGTTATACAGTATATAACCAGCGTAACTTATTGGTATGCTTTGTACATTTGAGTGTTTTACTTGTCTAAGTGACACATTTCGAGCTCCTATTTTTGGCCTTTTTACCCACCTTTAGTTGTATATATGAACGGGGTTTAACGGGAACACTGTATATAGCTAGAAGGCTTTTGAGCAGCGTATGCATTGACTGGCTCTACAATTGACTGACACGCTTTTTATTCTCGCAATGATATGACGACAGACGTTGGGAGGAATTTTATGTGCAGCCGAAGGAAATAAATGAAACCCTATTATTATAATCTTAACCCCTGTGGTTGTCTTCAGTATTttttatgttgttgttgatgatcagTTTGATATGCACACCTAACCTGAACATCAGAATGTATGCATGTTGAACTAGAAGATTGCCAGAAGATTCTAGACGATCAATAACATCAGCCAACGATTTGGGTACACCCAAGGCATGTCAAAAATGAACTAAAGTTGATAAAGAAACTATCTATAGTTtctatgtatgtatatacaaaggcccactgtatatatatattttttttaaagaagaaaatatatatattttttattaaattaGAAAATGATCTTAACTTTAACCAGATGTTAAAATATACCAGGCATTGCAAACATTTGCACCTGTGTAAATACACTGACAGAATCAAATGTGTAAAATAGCCATTTTTTCAACATTTATTTATAATACAGTATGCAACTTTTATAGAACACAAGTTTTGCCAATGCAGCTTAAAGTCTACACAGTATAAGTACATAAAATATCAAATTAAAACAAAGAGAAAAACATAGATGCAAAAAAAATCTGACCAATCAATCGCAAATGAAGAGAAGCCATGCTGAGTAATAACCAAAAAGGTTGACGCTGTAATGTTAACAGGTGTGGTATCAAGTCAATATCCAATGACTGTGTCCGACAACCTATTCTACATTTCATTCACACTaacatctaaaaaaaaaaatattgtatgTTTTATTTACATGATGTATTTAGTGTTGCATATCTACATCACCCATTTCTGCACATGCCAACAAATGTCAAAAACACAGGAAGGAAAGCAACACCGTGAACCAGCCCGAACGTGATAACCAAAAAAATGAGTTTGAAAAAAGTCCTGAAGATGTAGTTTTCTGAGAAAGAGAGCGCCACCACCCCTAAAATGGTGGAGACAGCTCCTTGCACTATGGGAAACCCAAGGTGGGCCAGCGCATCCACAGCCTTTTCGTTCGAGTCGGCCTTGGTGCTCGAGACAAAGGCGTACGAGACATGGGCGGAAAAGTTGACTGAGAAACCGATACAGATGATCAGATTTATCATGGAGATTGAGTCCAGGGACACGTCCCATAGTGCCATGAATCCAACTACACCCACAATGACCGACCCAATGGAGAACGCCACCCACAGCGAACAGAGCGGGTTGGGTATCAGGAGTAAGGAGATCGCCAGCATCAACACTGTGGCAACCACAATCGTCTGGATGGTGTTATCCACAATAACAGTGTACTGGTCTAAGTAGATAAACGATGGATGATAAACCACTAATGCGATGGGGCATTTTTTAGCAGTTTTTCTGAGGCTTATCAGCATGTCCTTCTGTTGCTTTGTCGTGCTGATGTTTAGCATTTGAAGAAAGAAGCGAGACGAGCGGATCTTGTTATCTGCATCGAAATGAATGTCCTGCCAGGTCATTGGACTTTTTTCCAAGAAGTGAAGCAGGTTTCTTTTGAAGGTATTTTCAGAGTTTATATCAAGATCATTTGCAAAAACTTGGAAAGAATCTAGCCAGGAAAGAAAGAAGTTTTTGTCAACATATGCCAACTTTTTAAAATCTGTAATGCAGGAGCTGAGAGTTTTGCGCTGGTCTTCTTCCCAGTAGGCAAGTGACTTATCAACAGCCACCATAACGTTTGGACCATAGTGAGAGAAGTGCGTACTTTCGTCTTTGTAATATTTGGAAATGTAGGAATCATCTGAAGCCAGGTTCCCTAGGTCAATACCCTCCTTCAGTTCAAAACATCCATAGAAGCTGATAGCCAGATACCCGGCGTAGAGAACCACAATGGACGCTTTAGTCCATTTCTGGGTCAGAAATGGACCGTAATACTTCCCAAAGAAGCCGCTAATTGGTTGCTCCTCCTCTGTCCCGGTGTCATGATCATAGGCCCCACCAACGCAGCAGATTGCATACCTTCTCGACTTCCCAGGAGGACAATCCACTGGAATCTTCACACAGGTGAACCAATGCCGGTTACTAGTTTCCCTCTGGCCATTCAGTGCTAAAAACGCACCAAGGAATATGATGTTGTAGATGTAACAGAAAAGGATAGCTGTGCCGGCGTAAAGACAGAAGGTCTGAACAGAGCGAAAGGGTGAGCTGTATCCCAGGTACAGCGCCAGGACATCCGTTATGGTGGTTATAGAGATGGAGATGGCGGCATCTTGGTAGGTGTCGGCCAGACGATCCACCACGCTATCATGGACATTGGTCTTCTGCCAACAGGAAATCATGATGAACATGTCGTCAATTCCAATACCTTAAACACAAAGGGTTTGCCATTGAGTGAGGTGGTAAACAAACATGAACAtgacttcccactgggcacacactggttgaatcaatgttgcttcca is part of the Oncorhynchus keta strain PuntledgeMale-10-30-2019 chromosome 15, Oket_V2, whole genome shotgun sequence genome and encodes:
- the LOC118377418 gene encoding patched domain-containing protein 3, which gives rise to MAKLRTDCIEKPIRMCFRIIGHFIGTHPWWFFIIPVIISTALGSGFYFLEDRTSNDIEEEFTPLEGQAKMERKFIQEYFPQNESMFSSLRLNTDGIYACFIATSKTNILTVPHLEDILVLDSKVRNMTVEFEDELLQYVDICATVNGSCSYNAILNIIDYNASNVDLINLTFPTHTSTSGMVSLRSTLGSVKINNSIVQSAKAIQFFYYLTEFNQSRSVLWLTEFIKLLSEESTNVTEVSYSTSMSRQWEFEKVPKSIVPLFSITYTITMSFTIVSCLRLDNVRNKVWVATIGVFSTGLAVLSSFGMLLLMGVKFVMTVSTCPFLILGIGIDDMFIMISCWQKTNVHDSVVDRLADTYQDAAISISITTITDVLALYLGYSSPFRSVQTFCLYAGTAILFCYIYNIIFLGAFLALNGQRETSNRHWFTCVKIPVDCPPGKSRRYAICCVGGAYDHDTGTEEEQPISGFFGKYYGPFLTQKWTKASIVVLYAGYLAISFYGCFELKEGIDLGNLASDDSYISKYYKDESTHFSHYGPNVMVAVDKSLAYWEEDQRKTLSSCITDFKKLAYVDKNFFLSWLDSFQVFANDLDINSENTFKRNLLHFLEKSPMTWQDIHFDADNKIRSSRFFLQMLNISTTKQQKDMLISLRKTAKKCPIALVVYHPSFIYLDQYTVIVDNTIQTIVVATVLMLAISLLLIPNPLCSLWVAFSIGSVIVGVVGFMALWDVSLDSISMINLIICIGFSVNFSAHVSYAFVSSTKADSNEKAVDALAHLGFPIVQGAVSTILGVVALSFSENYIFRTFFKLIFLVITFGLVHGVAFLPVFLTFVGMCRNG